One Paralichthys olivaceus isolate ysfri-2021 chromosome 21, ASM2471397v2, whole genome shotgun sequence genomic window carries:
- the grb7 gene encoding growth factor receptor-bound protein 7 yields the protein MMEVAGPWTEVFEGSERTEKSEGGAALLQSSTLTLAPLLDDSPSIRRSQPILISSNRVRAADSFSSSVPSIPNPFPELCSPSKSPVLIGSLPPGSSDKHLIKVYGEDNHSRSVWVSPGATAREVCHMLVQTAHCSDQENWALLELHPTLGLERCLEDHEVVLEVQAAWSLKGDTRLVFCKNYAKYEFFRKPVLFFPESMISDSADVNKGMTSSELIQNLLRYGTCPEIQGFLHVKEPSRKAWKKVYFFLRRSGLYCSTKGSSKEPRHLQYVADLEDLNVCTVVNSRKLYGAPADFTFCIKPSRNPVRAQDLKILCAENEQIRTCWTSAFRLFKYGEQLQCNYQLSKSAPQIVEGSNLTENNSKSEASLVAMDFSGKAGGRVIQNPTEAQNAEREEGQAWRRREALRCSLPNLSSAARPSSIHRTQPWFHGGVSRKETQRLIEKQGLVDGMFLVRESQQHAQCFVLSLCYQLKTKHYLVIPFEDGGRKYFTMDDGLTLFIDLLQLVEFHQINKGILPVCLKHPCVCVAL from the exons ATGATGGAGGTGGCAGGGCCGTGGACAGAAGTGTTCGAGGGCTCTGAGAGGACGGAGAAGTCTGAGGGGGGGGCGGCGTTGCTGCAGAGCTCCACTCTGACTCTGGCTCCTCTGCTCGACGACTCCCCCTCCATCCGCCGCTCGCAGCCCATCCTCATCTCCTCCAACAG GGTGAGAGCAGCTGACTCGTTCTCCTCCTCCGTCCCGTCCATACCCAACCCCTTCCCAGAGCTGTGCAGCCCCTCGAAGTCGCCGGTGCTCATTGGTTCACTTCCCCCGGGGTCCAGCGACAAACAC CTGATAAAGGTTTATGGCGAGGACAACCACAGCAGGTCGGTGTGGGTCTCTCCCGGAGCGACAGCGCGAGAGGTGTGTCACATGTTGGTCCAGACGGCGCACTGCAGCGACCAGGAGAACTGGGCTCTCCTGGAGCTCCACCCCACCCTCGGCCTCG agagGTGTCTGGAGGATCACGAGGTTGTGCTGGAGGTTCAGGCCGCCTGGTCTCTGAAGGGTGACACCAGACTCGTTTTCTGCAAAAACTACGCCAAGTACGAGTTCTTCAGGAAACCAGTG CTCTTCTTCCCAGAGAGCATGATCTCCGACAGCGCAGACGTCAACAAGGGGATGACGTCATCGGAGCTCATTCAG AACCTGCTGAGATATGGGACGTGTCCGGAGATCCAGGGTTTCCTTCACGTGAAAGAACCGAGTCGTAAAGCCTGGAAGAAGGTTTACTTCTTCCTGCGGCGCTCCGGACTCTACTGCTCCACCAAGGGCTCGTCCAAG GAGCCTCGACACCTGCAGTACGTGGCCGATCTGGAGGATTTGAACGTGTGCACGGTGGTGAACAGCCGCAAACTGTACGGAGCTCCAGCGGACTTCACCTTCTGCATCAAG CCATCCAGAAACCCGGTGCGTGCTCAGGACCTGAAGATCCTGTGTGCGGAGAACGAGCAGATACGAACATGTTGGACGTCTGCGTTCAGATTGTTCAAG tatgggGAGCAGCTTCAGTGTAACTACCAGCTGTCGAAGTCGGCTCCACAAATTGTGGAAGGATCAAACCTGACGGAAAATAAT tcAAAGTCGGAGGCCAGCCTGGTGGCCATGGACTTCTCAGGGAAGGCTGGAGGACGGGTCATCCAGAACCCGACGGAGGCCCAGAacgcagagagggaggaaggacaAGCctggagg aggagagaagctcTGAGGTGCAGCCTCCCCAACCTGAGCTCTGCTGCCAGGCCGTCCT CCATCCACAGGACCCAGCCCTGGTTTCATGGCGGCGTCTCAAGAAAAGAAACTCAGAGGCTGATAGAGAAGCAGGGGCTGGTGGACGG GATGTTCCTGGTCCGTGAGAGTCAGCAACACGCTCAGTGCTTCGTCCTGTCGCTGTGTTACCAGCTGAAGACCAAACACTACCTGGTGATCCCt TTCGAGGACGGAGGCAGGAAGTACTTCACCATGGACGACGGCCTGACCCTGTTCATCGACCTCCTGCAGCTGGTGGAGTTTCACCAGATCAACAAGGGCATCCTCCCCGTCTGCCTCAAACACCCCTGCGTCTGCGTCGCTCTGTAA